From Patescibacteria group bacterium, a single genomic window includes:
- a CDS encoding glycosyltransferase family 2 protein: protein MVSIIIVNYNQKNLLKQCLRNISEADIKIDYEIIIIDNNSEDESKEFLAGLYSEPNINIILNNTNNGFAMANNQGIRLSKYKYVLSLNPDVIVQSGAIEKLYNFLETNSGAGIVAPQLLNPDKTIQNSCCRFPKWYIPILRRTFLGKMPILKKELSKYLMLDFDHQQTREIDWAIGACLMIRKKMLNKIGLFDEKYFLYFEDVDLARRAWKADFKVHYYPTAVMFHFHQRVSAEKSLWLSIFSKITWIHIASAFKYFLK from the coding sequence ATGGTTTCAATAATTATAGTCAACTACAATCAAAAAAATTTATTAAAACAATGTTTAAGAAATATATCAGAAGCAGATATTAAGATTGATTATGAGATTATTATTATTGATAATAATTCAGAAGATGAAAGCAAGGAGTTTTTAGCAGGACTTTATTCAGAACCAAATATTAACATTATTTTAAATAATACTAATAATGGATTTGCTATGGCAAATAATCAGGGGATTAGGTTGTCAAAATATAAGTATGTTTTAAGCTTGAATCCAGATGTTATTGTTCAGTCAGGCGCTATTGAAAAACTTTATAATTTCTTGGAAACAAATTCAGGTGCAGGAATTGTTGCCCCTCAGTTACTTAATCCGGATAAAACAATTCAAAATTCTTGTTGTCGTTTTCCAAAATGGTATATTCCTATTTTAAGAAGAACATTTTTAGGGAAAATGCCAATTTTAAAAAAAGAATTATCTAAATACTTAATGCTTGATTTTGACCATCAACAAACTAGAGAAATTGATTGGGCGATTGGTGCTTGTTTGATGATTAGAAAAAAAATGTTAAATAAAATTGGCTTGTTTGATGAAAAATATTTTTTATATTTTGAAGATGTTGATTTAGCTCGCCGAGCATGGAAAGCAGACTTCAAAGTTCATTATTATCCAACCGCGGTTATGTTTCATTTTCATCAAAGAGTTTCAGCAGAGAAATCATTATGGTTGTCAATTTTTTCAAAAATAACCTGGATTCATATTGCCAGCGCTTTCAAGTATTTTTTGAAATAA